A part of Xenopus tropicalis strain Nigerian chromosome 4, UCB_Xtro_10.0, whole genome shotgun sequence genomic DNA contains:
- the luc7l2 gene encoding LUC7-like isoform X1, with the protein MSAQAQMRALLDQLMGTSRDGDSTRQRIKFNDERVCKSHLLNCCPHDILSGTRMDLGECLKVHDLALRADYEIASKQQDFFFELDAMDHLQSFIADCDRRTEIAKKRLADTQEEISAEVAAKAERVHELNEEIGKLLAKAEQLGAEGNVEESQKVMDEVEKTRVRKREAEEIYRNSMPASSFQQQKLRVCEVCSAYLGLHDNDRRLADHFGGKLHLGFIEIREKLDELKRLVAEKQEKRNQDRLKRREERDREEREKLKRRFYCFSDLDPEKGADTALVPHLGTAKEELGLNPVKGVTGTVLDQVVAAEATAITTAVIGAEIVAPGQSHPKIKRDRPKIGVPGIDPKTVSADIRSATMKAAMASQRDAVQKSLRLERYDVP; encoded by the exons ATGTCGGCGCAGGCCCAAATGCGCGCCTTGCTCGACCAGCTCATGGGGACCTCTAGGGATG GTGATTCTACGCGGCAGCGAATCAAGTTCAATGACGAAAGAGTATGCAAAAGCCACCTGCTCAACTGCTGTCCTCATGACATCCTCTCAGGAACG AGGATGGATCTGGGAGAATGTCTTAAAGTTCACGATCTGGCCTTAAGAGCGGATTATGAAATTGCATCCAAGCAGCAGGACTTTTTCTTTGAGCTTGAT GCTATGGATCATTTACAGTCATTCATTGCAGATTGTGACAGAAGGACAGAGATTGCCAAGAAGAGACTGGCAGATACGCAAGAGGAAATAAGTGCAGAAGTTGCTGCTAAG gCAGAGCGAGTGCACGAACTCAATGAAGAAATTGGGAAACTTCTGGCCAAAGCTGAGCAACTGGGAGCTGAAGGAAATGTGGAAGAGTCACAAAAAGTCATGGATGAAGTTGAAAAGACCAGAGTCAGGAAAAGAGAAGCTGAG GAAATCTACCGTAATTCCATGCCTGCATCCAGTTTTCAACAGCAAAAGCTACGTGTCTGTGAAGTCTGCTCTGCCTACTTGGGTCTTCATGACAATGACAGAAGATTGGCTGATCACTTTGGTGGAAAGTTGCATTTGGGATTCATTGAAATACGTGAGAAATTAGATGAGTTGAAG AGATTAGTAGCAGAGAAACAGGAGAAGAGGAACCAAGATAGACTGAAACGTAGAGAGGAGAGGGACAGGGAGGAGAGGGAAAAGCTCAAAAGAAG GTTTTATTGCTTCTCAGATCTAGATCCAGAGAAAGGCGCAGACACCGCTCTCGTTCCTCATCTAGGGACCGCAAAAGAAGAACTCGGTCTAAATCCCGTGAAAGGCGTCACCGGCACCGTTCTAGATCAGGTAGTCGCAGCAGAAGCCACAGCCATCACCACAGCCGTGATAGGAGCAGAGATCGTAGCTCCAGGACAAA GTCATCCAAAGATAAAGAGAGATCGTCCAAAGATAGGAGTTCCAGGGATCGATCCAAAGACCGTGAGCGCAGACATAAGAAGCGCAACTATGAAAGCAGCAATGGCAAGTCAGAGGGACGCAGTTCAGAAGAGTTTGAGGCTGGAGAGATATGACGTCCCATAG
- the luc7l2 gene encoding LUC7-like isoform X2, producing MPAYFNPQGSIRKAPHSPSRDSTRQRIKFNDERVCKSHLLNCCPHDILSGTRMDLGECLKVHDLALRADYEIASKQQDFFFELDAMDHLQSFIADCDRRTEIAKKRLADTQEEISAEVAAKAERVHELNEEIGKLLAKAEQLGAEGNVEESQKVMDEVEKTRVRKREAEEIYRNSMPASSFQQQKLRVCEVCSAYLGLHDNDRRLADHFGGKLHLGFIEIREKLDELKRLVAEKQEKRNQDRLKRREERDREEREKLKRRFYCFSDLDPEKGADTALVPHLGTAKEELGLNPVKGVTGTVLDQVVAAEATAITTAVIGAEIVAPGQSHPKIKRDRPKIGVPGIDPKTVSADIRSATMKAAMASQRDAVQKSLRLERYDVP from the exons ATGCCTGCCTACTTCAATCCTCAAGGGAGTATCAGAAAGGCCCCGCATTCGCCGAGCC GTGATTCTACGCGGCAGCGAATCAAGTTCAATGACGAAAGAGTATGCAAAAGCCACCTGCTCAACTGCTGTCCTCATGACATCCTCTCAGGAACG AGGATGGATCTGGGAGAATGTCTTAAAGTTCACGATCTGGCCTTAAGAGCGGATTATGAAATTGCATCCAAGCAGCAGGACTTTTTCTTTGAGCTTGAT GCTATGGATCATTTACAGTCATTCATTGCAGATTGTGACAGAAGGACAGAGATTGCCAAGAAGAGACTGGCAGATACGCAAGAGGAAATAAGTGCAGAAGTTGCTGCTAAG gCAGAGCGAGTGCACGAACTCAATGAAGAAATTGGGAAACTTCTGGCCAAAGCTGAGCAACTGGGAGCTGAAGGAAATGTGGAAGAGTCACAAAAAGTCATGGATGAAGTTGAAAAGACCAGAGTCAGGAAAAGAGAAGCTGAG GAAATCTACCGTAATTCCATGCCTGCATCCAGTTTTCAACAGCAAAAGCTACGTGTCTGTGAAGTCTGCTCTGCCTACTTGGGTCTTCATGACAATGACAGAAGATTGGCTGATCACTTTGGTGGAAAGTTGCATTTGGGATTCATTGAAATACGTGAGAAATTAGATGAGTTGAAG AGATTAGTAGCAGAGAAACAGGAGAAGAGGAACCAAGATAGACTGAAACGTAGAGAGGAGAGGGACAGGGAGGAGAGGGAAAAGCTCAAAAGAAG GTTTTATTGCTTCTCAGATCTAGATCCAGAGAAAGGCGCAGACACCGCTCTCGTTCCTCATCTAGGGACCGCAAAAGAAGAACTCGGTCTAAATCCCGTGAAAGGCGTCACCGGCACCGTTCTAGATCAGGTAGTCGCAGCAGAAGCCACAGCCATCACCACAGCCGTGATAGGAGCAGAGATCGTAGCTCCAGGACAAA GTCATCCAAAGATAAAGAGAGATCGTCCAAAGATAGGAGTTCCAGGGATCGATCCAAAGACCGTGAGCGCAGACATAAGAAGCGCAACTATGAAAGCAGCAATGGCAAGTCAGAGGGACGCAGTTCAGAAGAGTTTGAGGCTGGAGAGATATGACGTCCCATAG
- the luc7l2 gene encoding LUC7-like isoform 1 (isoform 1 is encoded by transcript variant 1; The RefSeq protein has 1 substitution compared to this genomic sequence), which produces MSAQAQMRALLDQLMGTSRDGDSTRQRIKFNDERVCKSHLLNCCPHDILSGTRMDLGECLKVHDLALRADYEIASKQQDFFFELDAMDHLQSFIADCDRRTEIAKKRLADTQEEISAEVAAKAERVHELNEEIGKLLAKAEQLGAEGNVEESQKVMDEVEKTRVRKREAEEIYRNSMPASSFQQQKLRVCEVCSAYLGLHDNDRRLADHFGGKLHLGFIEIREKLDELKRLVAEKQEKRNQDRLKRREERDREEREKLKRRSRSRERRRHRSRSSSRDRKRRTRSKSRERRHRHRSRSGSRSRSHSHHHSRDRSRDRSSRTKSSRDKERSSKDRSSRDRSKDRERRHKKRNYESSNGKSEGRSSEEFEAGEI; this is translated from the exons ATGTCGGCGCAGGCCCAAATGCGCGCCTTGCTCGACCAGCTCATGGGGACCTCTAGGGATG GTGATTCTACGCGGCAGCGAATCAAGTTCAATGACGAAAGAGTATGCAAAAGCCACCTGCTCAACTGCTGTCCTCATGACATCCTCTCAGGAACG AGGATGGATCTGGGAGAATGTCTTAAAGTTCACGATCTGGCCTTAAGAGCGGATTATGAAATTGCATCCAAGCAGCAGGACTTTTTCTTTGAGCTTGAT GCTATGGATCATTTACAGTCATTCATTGCAGATTGTGACAGAAGGACAGAGATTGCCAAGAAGAGACTGGCAGATACGCAAGAGGAAATAAGTGCAGAAGTTGCTGCTAAG gCAGAGCGAGTGCACGAACTCAATGAAGAAATTGGGAAACTTCTGGCCAAAGCTGAGCAACTGGGAGCTGAAGGAAATGTGGAAGAGTCACAAAAAGTCATGGATGAAGTTGAAAAGACCAGAGTCAGGAAAAGAGAAGCTGAG GAAATCTACCGTAATTCCATGCCTGCATCCAGTTTTCAACAGCAAAAGCTACGTGTCTGTGAAGTCTGCTCTGCCTACTTGGGTCTTCATGACAATGACAGAAGATTGGCTGATCACTTTGGTGGAAAGTTGCATTTGGGATTCATTGAAATACGTGAGAAATTAGATGAGTTGAAG AGATTAGTAGCAGAGAAACAGGAGAAGAGGAACCAAGATAGACTGAAACGTAGAGAGGAGAGGGACAGGGAGGAGAGGGAAAAGCTCAAAAGAAG ATCTAGATCCAGAGAAAGGCGCAGACACCGCTCTCGTTCCTCATCTAGGGACCGCAAAAGAAGAACTCGGTCTAAATCCCGTGAAAGGCGTCACCGGCACCGTTCTAGATCAGGTAGTCGCAGCAGAAGCCACAGCCATCACCACAGCCGTGATAGGAGCAGAGATCGTAGCTCCAGGACAAA GTCATCCAAAGATAAAGAGAGATCGTCCAAAGATAGGAGTTCCAGGGATCGATCCAAAGACCGTGAGCGCAGACATAAGAAGCGCAACTATGAAAGCAGCAATGGCAAGTCAGAGGGACGCAGTTCAGAAGAGTTTGAGGCTGGAGAGATATGA
- the luc7l2 gene encoding LUC7-like isoform X3, whose amino-acid sequence MPAYFNPQGSIRKAPHSPSRDSTRQRIKFNDERVCKSHLLNCCPHDILSGTRMDLGECLKVHDLALRADYEIASKQQDFFFELDAMDHLQSFIADCDRRTEIAKKRLADTQEEISAEVAAKAERVHELNEEIGKLLAKAEQLGAEGNVEESQKVMDEVEKTRVRKREAEEIYRNSMPASSFQQQKLRVCEVCSAYLGLHDNDRRLADHFGGKLHLGFIEIREKLDELKRLVAEKQEKRNQDRLKRREERDREEREKLKRRSRSRERRRHRSRSSSRDRKRRTRSKSRERRHRHRSRSGSRSRSHSHHHSRDRSRDRSSRTKSSKDKERSSKDRSSRDRSKDRERRHKKRNYESSNGKSEGRSSEEFEAGEI is encoded by the exons ATGCCTGCCTACTTCAATCCTCAAGGGAGTATCAGAAAGGCCCCGCATTCGCCGAGCC GTGATTCTACGCGGCAGCGAATCAAGTTCAATGACGAAAGAGTATGCAAAAGCCACCTGCTCAACTGCTGTCCTCATGACATCCTCTCAGGAACG AGGATGGATCTGGGAGAATGTCTTAAAGTTCACGATCTGGCCTTAAGAGCGGATTATGAAATTGCATCCAAGCAGCAGGACTTTTTCTTTGAGCTTGAT GCTATGGATCATTTACAGTCATTCATTGCAGATTGTGACAGAAGGACAGAGATTGCCAAGAAGAGACTGGCAGATACGCAAGAGGAAATAAGTGCAGAAGTTGCTGCTAAG gCAGAGCGAGTGCACGAACTCAATGAAGAAATTGGGAAACTTCTGGCCAAAGCTGAGCAACTGGGAGCTGAAGGAAATGTGGAAGAGTCACAAAAAGTCATGGATGAAGTTGAAAAGACCAGAGTCAGGAAAAGAGAAGCTGAG GAAATCTACCGTAATTCCATGCCTGCATCCAGTTTTCAACAGCAAAAGCTACGTGTCTGTGAAGTCTGCTCTGCCTACTTGGGTCTTCATGACAATGACAGAAGATTGGCTGATCACTTTGGTGGAAAGTTGCATTTGGGATTCATTGAAATACGTGAGAAATTAGATGAGTTGAAG AGATTAGTAGCAGAGAAACAGGAGAAGAGGAACCAAGATAGACTGAAACGTAGAGAGGAGAGGGACAGGGAGGAGAGGGAAAAGCTCAAAAGAAG ATCTAGATCCAGAGAAAGGCGCAGACACCGCTCTCGTTCCTCATCTAGGGACCGCAAAAGAAGAACTCGGTCTAAATCCCGTGAAAGGCGTCACCGGCACCGTTCTAGATCAGGTAGTCGCAGCAGAAGCCACAGCCATCACCACAGCCGTGATAGGAGCAGAGATCGTAGCTCCAGGACAAA GTCATCCAAAGATAAAGAGAGATCGTCCAAAGATAGGAGTTCCAGGGATCGATCCAAAGACCGTGAGCGCAGACATAAGAAGCGCAACTATGAAAGCAGCAATGGCAAGTCAGAGGGACGCAGTTCAGAAGAGTTTGAGGCTGGAGAGATATGA
- the luc7l2 gene encoding LUC7-like isoform 2 (isoform 2 is encoded by transcript variant 2), whose protein sequence is MPAYFNPQGSIRKAPHSPSRDSTRQRIKFNDERVCKSHLLNCCPHDILSGTRMDLGECLKVHDLALRADYEIASKQQDFFFELDAMDHLQSFIADCDRRTEIAKKRLADTQEEISAEVAAKAERVHELNEEIGKLLAKAEQLGAEGNVEESQKVMDEVEKTRVRKREAEEIYRNSMPASSFQQQKLRVCEVCSAYLGLHDNDRRLADHFGGKLHLGFIEIREKLDELKRLVAEKQEKRNQDRLKRREERDREEREKLKRRSRSRERRRHRSRSSSRDRKRRTRSKSRERRHRHRSRSGSRSRSHSHHHSRDRSRDRSSRTK, encoded by the exons ATGCCTGCCTACTTCAATCCTCAAGGGAGTATCAGAAAGGCCCCGCATTCGCCGAGCC GTGATTCTACGCGGCAGCGAATCAAGTTCAATGACGAAAGAGTATGCAAAAGCCACCTGCTCAACTGCTGTCCTCATGACATCCTCTCAGGAACG AGGATGGATCTGGGAGAATGTCTTAAAGTTCACGATCTGGCCTTAAGAGCGGATTATGAAATTGCATCCAAGCAGCAGGACTTTTTCTTTGAGCTTGAT GCTATGGATCATTTACAGTCATTCATTGCAGATTGTGACAGAAGGACAGAGATTGCCAAGAAGAGACTGGCAGATACGCAAGAGGAAATAAGTGCAGAAGTTGCTGCTAAG gCAGAGCGAGTGCACGAACTCAATGAAGAAATTGGGAAACTTCTGGCCAAAGCTGAGCAACTGGGAGCTGAAGGAAATGTGGAAGAGTCACAAAAAGTCATGGATGAAGTTGAAAAGACCAGAGTCAGGAAAAGAGAAGCTGAG GAAATCTACCGTAATTCCATGCCTGCATCCAGTTTTCAACAGCAAAAGCTACGTGTCTGTGAAGTCTGCTCTGCCTACTTGGGTCTTCATGACAATGACAGAAGATTGGCTGATCACTTTGGTGGAAAGTTGCATTTGGGATTCATTGAAATACGTGAGAAATTAGATGAGTTGAAG AGATTAGTAGCAGAGAAACAGGAGAAGAGGAACCAAGATAGACTGAAACGTAGAGAGGAGAGGGACAGGGAGGAGAGGGAAAAGCTCAAAAGAAG ATCTAGATCCAGAGAAAGGCGCAGACACCGCTCTCGTTCCTCATCTAGGGACCGCAAAAGAAGAACTCGGTCTAAATCCCGTGAAAGGCGTCACCGGCACCGTTCTAGATCAGGTAGTCGCAGCAGAAGCCACAGCCATCACCACAGCCGTGATAGGAGCAGAGATCGTAGCTCCAGGACAAAGTAA